The following are from one region of the Hippocampus zosterae strain Florida chromosome 9, ASM2543408v3, whole genome shotgun sequence genome:
- the LOC127607543 gene encoding tensin-2-like isoform X3, with product MGCIHSLATRRIKDHQDDPEDTALKTDPEVLPEILQLAEVSTICASTPEQQDSMKSTSLKKRSSMPSKSEEQVMEQVMERHYDIDLTYITERIISVFFMPELEEQRYCAELQGMATMLKSKHQDKFLLLNLSEKRHDITRLIPKVQDFGWPDLHAPPLDRICTVCKAMETWLSADPNNVAVLHCKGNKGKTGVIVAAYMHYSKISAGAEQALTTLAMRKFCEDKVSSSLQPSQNRYIYCFGGLLSGAIKMNSSPLFLHQIHIPSLPNFQTGGGYFPFVKIYQSLQLIYTSCVYNPQTSRSRKLCVTMEPALLLKGDIMVKCYHRRSQAAEREVVFRIQFHTCTIHGAQLWFGKKDLDVACTDDRFPRDAAVEFIFSTRPEKINKNQKTEPSIKVNYNASDPVVSWDSYENLNLHHQDSPENISHTRGPLDGSLYAQVRKRRGPGPTSPPNGCLASSPTVTTQMAKQSQILTGTSSCVPSDHVENRSSFTAHPGNETIESLTDKGHTETRESVRWKEKNRETEILDDAKLSNPGGLARECCGRAGTTCGGVGRQWEQEPCPADGHCAGCYDGLRKHAKSQTLPALPSKSASPPPHLTHMELCHRHSVHPLPELAWEQPPPSVPCLHRPCFPYSASEYPRSHGHTLPASSRHYNDECQVFHYASQAPSSHLSHQSLLTSPYREMFFAPPNQFPGCSCRECSGRREHQAASVRVLHSMHPDQAAGLQQTREALWENKNQWEADFWQCKSAVPPYHICHSAAFKQGAEQQRFILGPQQSHPSPQPLMDIRDGASSGYHTPPPPRQSCPCSPYQSSPVDSHGSRGYASGNLSGSASPLPASSPSLGGGRLLETPAGAKDQQQEHIKEKAIPSAEVDISQGSEGRPDRSSAQTLDSDHDYTVIGGGSPTHTEDSLSQEASIALEINTNGIETPTISETEQSQSSNIRPPSSELSQSRTSDGKKLQEVDVKENDEAAGHSHNATIIITPVDDQINTSNAPGDDPSGSGTTQVASPSPSSNSLQNSPTEPPGHSSPSTTNPPEHRLTPERAGSTDSKPPSPVPDGYHTPTFPLAHYYYPLLNVPHVPYTGYTAITIPASQPPLPEKKRLSSTPGSLNGHVSHLRGSPVPSPTHNVTLPATMTEQRQGYAQFSGSREDIRVNAKFVQDSSKYWYKPGISRDQAIAVLKDKEPGTFLIRDSNSFQGAYGLALKVATPPPNANVTGTKADAVEQLVRHFLIETGPRGVKIKGCQNEAYFGSLSALVYQHSITPISLPCALRIPERDLVGDLQELRSVTNTSTAADLLKQGAACNVLYLNSVDTESLTGPEAVSKASKSTLALSPRPAATVVHFKVSSQGITLTDSKRRLFFRRHYPISSVTFSSLDPQDQRMFGFVARRTGSATENVCHLFAELDPEQPAVAIVNFINKVMLGPQLRR from the exons GTGTCTACCATCTGTGCCTCAACGCCAGAGCAG CAAGATTCCATGAAATCTACATCACTGAAGAAAAGAAGCTCCATGCCGAG TAAAAGTGAGGAGCAAGTCATGGAGCAGGTGATGGAGCGCCACTACGACATTGACCTCACTTATATCACGGAGAGGATCATCTCGGTCTTCTTCATGCCAGAGCTTGAGGAACAGCGATACTGCGCCGAGCTGCAGGGAATGGCGACAATGCTTAAATCCAAGCATCAGGACAAGTTTCTG CTTTTGAATTTGTCAGAAAAGAGACATGACATCACAAGACTCATCCCAAAG GTGCAGGACTTCGGTTGGCCTGATCTCCACGCTCCACCTTTGGACAGGATCTGTACCGTGTGTAAGGCCATGGAGACGTGGCTGAGTGCTGATCCCAATAATGTAGCGGTTCTCCACTGTAAG GGAAACAAAGGGAAGACAGGTGTCATTGTGGCGGCTTACATGCACTACAGCAAGATATCGGCAGG AGCGGAACAGGCGCTCACCACGCTGGCCATGCGGAAGTTTTGCGAGGACAAAGTTTCTTCTTCCCTTCAGCCCTCTCAGAACag GTACATCTACTGCTTTGGTGGCCTGCTGTCAggtgccattaaaatgaatagcAGTCCCTTGTTCCTCCATCAGATTCATATTCCATCACTGCCAAATTTTCAGACGGGAGGAG gttactTTCCATTTGTAAAGATCTACCAATCACTACAGCTGATCTACACCTCCTGTGTCTA CAACCCGCAGACCTCTAGGTCCCGGAAGCTGTGTGTGACGATGGAGCCGGCGTTATTATTGAAGGGGGACATCATG GTCAAGTGCTATCATCGACGGAGCCAGGCAGCAGAGAGAGAGGTGGTATTCAGGATCCAGTTCCACACGTGCACCATTCATGGTGCCCAGCTGTGGTTTGGGAAGAAGGATCTTGACGTAGCCTGCACAG ATGACAGGTTCCCTCGCGATGCTGCAGTGGAGTTCATCTTTTCTACCAGGCCggaaaaaataaaca AAAACCAGAAGACAGAACCCTCCATCAAAGTGAACTACAACGCGTCAGATCCAGTGGTCAGTTGGGACTCTTACGAGAATTTGAACCTGCACCATCAAGACAGCCCAGAGA ATATTTCTCATACAAGGGGCCCTTTGGATGGTAGTCTGTACGCACAGGTGAGAAAACGACGAGGACCGGGCCCAACTTCCCCACCCAACGGGTGCCTCGCCAGCAGCCCAACGGTGACGACGCAGATGGCCAAACAGTCGCAGATTCTCACCGGCACTTCCAGCTGTGTCCCCTCTGATCACGTCGAGAACCGCTCATCCTTCACCGCTCATCCCGGAAACGAGACGATTGAAAGTCTGACGGATAAAGGACACACCGAGACAAGGGAGAGCGTacggtggaaagaaaaaaacagagagACCGAGATTTTAGACGATGCAAAATTGTCAAATCCCGGAGGATTAGCGCGAGAGTGTTGCGGTCGAGCGGGTACCACGTGTGGAGGCGTGGGGCGGCAATGGGAGCAAGAGCCCTGCCCGGCTGATGGTCACTGCGCTGGATGTTACGACGGtctcagaaaacatgccaaaAGTCAAACTCTGCCAGCCTTACCATCCAAGTCTGCGTCCCCTCCGCCTCATTTGACTCATATGGAACTCTGTCATCGCCATAGTGTCCATCCTTTGCCAGAGTTAGCCTGGGAACAGCCACCTCCATCCGTACCTTGTCTCCACAGACCCTGCTTCCCTTATTCCGCTTCAGAATATCCACGTTCACACGGCCACACGCTTCCGGCTTCGAGCCGACACTACAATGACGAGTGCCAAGTCTTCCATTATGCCAGCCAAGCCCCGAGCTCTCACCTTTCCCACCAGTCCCTACTTACAAGCCCGTACCGAGAGATGTTCTTTGCTCCGCCAAATCAGTTCCCTGGCTGTTCTTGCCGGGAGTGCTCCGGCAGGCGGGAGCACCAGGCAGCCTCAGTCAGAGTCCTCCATTCCATGCATCCAGACCAAGCAGCGGGATTACAACAAACTCGAGAAGCGttgtgggaaaacaaaaaccagTGGGAAGCTGACTTCTGGCAATGTAAATCGGCCGTCCCTCCTTATCACATCTGTCACTCTGCCGCTTTCAAGCAGGGCGCAGAGCAGCAAAGGTTTATCCTTGGACCACAGCAGAGTCATCCCAGCCCGCAGCCTCTGATGGACATTCGGGATGGAGCCAGCAGCGGATACCACACGCCTCCGCCTCCACGTCAATCTTGCCCCTGCTCTCCTTATCAGTCGTCTCCCGTTGACAGCCACGGGAGTCGGGGTTATGCTTCGGGTAACCTCTCTGGGTCAGCTTCTCCTTTGCCAGCCAGTAGCCCCTCGCTTGGGGGAGGAAGACTTCTAGAAACCCCTGCGGGAGCCAAGGATCAGCAGCAGGAGCATATCAAAG AAAAGGCCATACCTAGCGCAGAGGTTGACATATCGCAGGGTTCGGAGGGTCGACCTGACAGATCAAGCGCTCAGACTCTGGACTCTGATCATGACTATACAGTCATTGGCGGCGGCAGCCCCACCCACACAGAAGACAG CTTAAGTCAAGAAGCCTCAATAGCGCTGGAAATCAACACAAATGGCATTGAAACGCCTACAATATCAGAGACGGAACAATCCCAAAGTTCCAACATCAGACCGCCTTCAAGTGAACTTTCTCAGAGTCGTACATCTGATGGAAAGAAACTCCAGGAAGTCGACGTCAAAGAAAATGACGAGGCTGCTGGTCACTCTCATAATGCCACGATCATCATCACCCCGGTAGATGACCAAATCAATACCTCAAATGCGCCTGGTGACGACCCGTCCGGCAGCGGCACAACACAAGTGGCAAGCCCGAGCCCTTCCAGCAACTCTTTGCAAAATTCTCCAACAGAGCCCCCGGGTCACAGCTCCCCGTCCACTACAAATCCACCAGAGCATCGCCTAACGCCTGAGAGAGCCGGCTCAACTGACAGCAAGCCACCGTCACCTGTGCCGGATGGTTACCACACGCCGACTTTCCCGCTCGCACACTATTACTACCCTTTGCTAAACGTCCCCCATGTCCCTTACACTGGCTACACTGCGATCACAATCCCGGCCTCTCAGCCACCACTCCCAGAAAAGAAACGACTCTCATCAACGCCGGGATCCTTAAACGGCCACGTTTCACATTTACGAGGCTCTCCGGTGCCTTCGCCGACGCACAATGTGACTTTGCCCGCAACTATGACAGAGCAGCGGCAGGGCTACGCGCAGTTCAGCGGCAGCAGGGAGGACATCAGGGTCAACGCAAAGTTTGTCCAAGATAGCTCAAAGTACTGGTACAAACCAGGCATCTCCAGAGACCAAG CCATAGCGGTGTTAAAGGACAAGGAACCAGGAACTTTCCTCATTAGAGACAGTAATTCGTTCCAAGGTGCCTACGGCCTGGCCCTCAAAGTGGCCACACCCCCTCCTAATGCCAACGTCACTGGTACAAAAG CAGATGCCGTGGAACAGCTTGTGCGACATTTCCTCATTGAGACAGGACCGcggggtgtcaaaatcaagggCTGTCAGAATGAAGCGTATTTTG GGAGTTTATCAGCCCTGGTGTACCAACATTCAATCACACCCATCTCTTTGCCGTGTGCCCTTCGCATCCCCGAAAGAg ATCTGGTTGGGGATCTTCAGGAGCTCCGGAGtgtaacaaacacaagcacagcgGCTGACCTCCTCAAACAGGGAGCAG CCTGCAACGTTCTTTACCTGAACTCCGTGGACACGGAATCATTAACGGGGCCGGAGGCGGTTTCCAAAGCAAGCAAAAGTACACTGGCTCTGAGTCCACGTCCTGCTGCAACAGTGGTCCATTTTAAAGTTTCCTCTCAGGGCATCACCTTAACGGACAGCAAAAGACG GTTATTTTTCCGGAGACACTACCCCATCAGCAGTGTGACTTTCAGTAGTCTTGACCCCCAAGACCAGAG GATGTTTGGTTTTGTGGCCAGGCGAACGGGCAGCGCCACAGAGAACGTGTGCCACCTTTTCGCAGAGCTGGATCCAGAGCAACCTGCTGTGGCCATTGTCAACTTTATCAATAAGGTTATGCTGGGCCCGCAGCTACGCAGATGA
- the LOC127607543 gene encoding tensin-2-like isoform X1, with product MGCIHSLATRRIKDHQDDPEDTALKTDPEVLPEILQLAEVSTICASTPEQQDSMKSTSLKKRSSMPSKSEEQVMEQVMERHYDIDLTYITERIISVFFMPELEEQRYCAELQGMATMLKSKHQDKFLLLNLSEKRHDITRLIPKVQDFGWPDLHAPPLDRICTVCKAMETWLSADPNNVAVLHCKGNKGKTGVIVAAYMHYSKISAGAEQALTTLAMRKFCEDKVSSSLQPSQNRYIYCFGGLLSGAIKMNSSPLFLHQIHIPSLPNFQTGGGYFPFVKIYQSLQLIYTSCVYNPQTSRSRKLCVTMEPALLLKGDIMVKCYHRRSQAAEREVVFRIQFHTCTIHGAQLWFGKKDLDVACTDDRFPRDAAVEFIFSTRPEKINKNQKTEPSIKVNYNASDPVVSWDSYENLNLHHQDSPENISHTRGPLDGSLYAQVRKRRGPGPTSPPNGCLASSPTVTTQMAKQSQILTGTSSCVPSDHVENRSSFTAHPGNETIESLTDKGHTETRESVRWKEKNRETEILDDAKLSNPGGLARECCGRAGTTCGGVGRQWEQEPCPADGHCAGCYDGLRKHAKSQTLPALPSKSASPPPHLTHMELCHRHSVHPLPELAWEQPPPSVPCLHRPCFPYSASEYPRSHGHTLPASSRHYNDECQVFHYASQAPSSHLSHQSLLTSPYREMFFAPPNQFPGCSCRECSGRREHQAASVRVLHSMHPDQAAGLQQTREALWENKNQWEADFWQCKSAVPPYHICHSAAFKQGAEQQRFILGPQQSHPSPQPLMDIRDGASSGYHTPPPPRQSCPCSPYQSSPVDSHGSRGYASGNLSGSASPLPASSPSLGGGRLLETPAGAKDQQQEHIKEKAIPSAEVDISQGSEGRPDRSSAQTLDSDHDYTVIGGGSPTHTEDSLSQEASIALEINTNGIETPTISETEQSQSSNIRPPSSELSQSRTSDGKKLQEVDVKENDEAAGHSHNATIIITPVDDQINTSNAPGDDPSGSGTTQVASPSPSSNSLQNSPTEPPGHSSPSTTNPPEHRLTPERAGSTDSKPPSPVPDGYHTPTFPLAHYYYPLLNVPHVPYTGYTAITIPASQPPLPEKKRLSSTPGSLNGHVSHLRGSPVPSPTHNVTLPATMTEQRQGYAQFSGSREDIRVNAKFVQDSSKYWYKPGISRDQAIAVLKDKEPGTFLIRDSNSFQGAYGLALKVATPPPNANVTGTKADAVEQLVRHFLIETGPRGVKIKGCQNEAYFGSLSALVYQHSITPISLPCALRIPERDLVGDLQELRSVTNTSTAADLLKQGAACNVLYLNSVDTESLTGPEAVSKASKSTLALSPRPAATVVHFKVSSQGITLTDSKRRLFFRRHYPISSVTFSSLDPQDQRWTNSDSTSSKMFGFVARRTGSATENVCHLFAELDPEQPAVAIVNFINKVMLGPQLRR from the exons GTGTCTACCATCTGTGCCTCAACGCCAGAGCAG CAAGATTCCATGAAATCTACATCACTGAAGAAAAGAAGCTCCATGCCGAG TAAAAGTGAGGAGCAAGTCATGGAGCAGGTGATGGAGCGCCACTACGACATTGACCTCACTTATATCACGGAGAGGATCATCTCGGTCTTCTTCATGCCAGAGCTTGAGGAACAGCGATACTGCGCCGAGCTGCAGGGAATGGCGACAATGCTTAAATCCAAGCATCAGGACAAGTTTCTG CTTTTGAATTTGTCAGAAAAGAGACATGACATCACAAGACTCATCCCAAAG GTGCAGGACTTCGGTTGGCCTGATCTCCACGCTCCACCTTTGGACAGGATCTGTACCGTGTGTAAGGCCATGGAGACGTGGCTGAGTGCTGATCCCAATAATGTAGCGGTTCTCCACTGTAAG GGAAACAAAGGGAAGACAGGTGTCATTGTGGCGGCTTACATGCACTACAGCAAGATATCGGCAGG AGCGGAACAGGCGCTCACCACGCTGGCCATGCGGAAGTTTTGCGAGGACAAAGTTTCTTCTTCCCTTCAGCCCTCTCAGAACag GTACATCTACTGCTTTGGTGGCCTGCTGTCAggtgccattaaaatgaatagcAGTCCCTTGTTCCTCCATCAGATTCATATTCCATCACTGCCAAATTTTCAGACGGGAGGAG gttactTTCCATTTGTAAAGATCTACCAATCACTACAGCTGATCTACACCTCCTGTGTCTA CAACCCGCAGACCTCTAGGTCCCGGAAGCTGTGTGTGACGATGGAGCCGGCGTTATTATTGAAGGGGGACATCATG GTCAAGTGCTATCATCGACGGAGCCAGGCAGCAGAGAGAGAGGTGGTATTCAGGATCCAGTTCCACACGTGCACCATTCATGGTGCCCAGCTGTGGTTTGGGAAGAAGGATCTTGACGTAGCCTGCACAG ATGACAGGTTCCCTCGCGATGCTGCAGTGGAGTTCATCTTTTCTACCAGGCCggaaaaaataaaca AAAACCAGAAGACAGAACCCTCCATCAAAGTGAACTACAACGCGTCAGATCCAGTGGTCAGTTGGGACTCTTACGAGAATTTGAACCTGCACCATCAAGACAGCCCAGAGA ATATTTCTCATACAAGGGGCCCTTTGGATGGTAGTCTGTACGCACAGGTGAGAAAACGACGAGGACCGGGCCCAACTTCCCCACCCAACGGGTGCCTCGCCAGCAGCCCAACGGTGACGACGCAGATGGCCAAACAGTCGCAGATTCTCACCGGCACTTCCAGCTGTGTCCCCTCTGATCACGTCGAGAACCGCTCATCCTTCACCGCTCATCCCGGAAACGAGACGATTGAAAGTCTGACGGATAAAGGACACACCGAGACAAGGGAGAGCGTacggtggaaagaaaaaaacagagagACCGAGATTTTAGACGATGCAAAATTGTCAAATCCCGGAGGATTAGCGCGAGAGTGTTGCGGTCGAGCGGGTACCACGTGTGGAGGCGTGGGGCGGCAATGGGAGCAAGAGCCCTGCCCGGCTGATGGTCACTGCGCTGGATGTTACGACGGtctcagaaaacatgccaaaAGTCAAACTCTGCCAGCCTTACCATCCAAGTCTGCGTCCCCTCCGCCTCATTTGACTCATATGGAACTCTGTCATCGCCATAGTGTCCATCCTTTGCCAGAGTTAGCCTGGGAACAGCCACCTCCATCCGTACCTTGTCTCCACAGACCCTGCTTCCCTTATTCCGCTTCAGAATATCCACGTTCACACGGCCACACGCTTCCGGCTTCGAGCCGACACTACAATGACGAGTGCCAAGTCTTCCATTATGCCAGCCAAGCCCCGAGCTCTCACCTTTCCCACCAGTCCCTACTTACAAGCCCGTACCGAGAGATGTTCTTTGCTCCGCCAAATCAGTTCCCTGGCTGTTCTTGCCGGGAGTGCTCCGGCAGGCGGGAGCACCAGGCAGCCTCAGTCAGAGTCCTCCATTCCATGCATCCAGACCAAGCAGCGGGATTACAACAAACTCGAGAAGCGttgtgggaaaacaaaaaccagTGGGAAGCTGACTTCTGGCAATGTAAATCGGCCGTCCCTCCTTATCACATCTGTCACTCTGCCGCTTTCAAGCAGGGCGCAGAGCAGCAAAGGTTTATCCTTGGACCACAGCAGAGTCATCCCAGCCCGCAGCCTCTGATGGACATTCGGGATGGAGCCAGCAGCGGATACCACACGCCTCCGCCTCCACGTCAATCTTGCCCCTGCTCTCCTTATCAGTCGTCTCCCGTTGACAGCCACGGGAGTCGGGGTTATGCTTCGGGTAACCTCTCTGGGTCAGCTTCTCCTTTGCCAGCCAGTAGCCCCTCGCTTGGGGGAGGAAGACTTCTAGAAACCCCTGCGGGAGCCAAGGATCAGCAGCAGGAGCATATCAAAG AAAAGGCCATACCTAGCGCAGAGGTTGACATATCGCAGGGTTCGGAGGGTCGACCTGACAGATCAAGCGCTCAGACTCTGGACTCTGATCATGACTATACAGTCATTGGCGGCGGCAGCCCCACCCACACAGAAGACAG CTTAAGTCAAGAAGCCTCAATAGCGCTGGAAATCAACACAAATGGCATTGAAACGCCTACAATATCAGAGACGGAACAATCCCAAAGTTCCAACATCAGACCGCCTTCAAGTGAACTTTCTCAGAGTCGTACATCTGATGGAAAGAAACTCCAGGAAGTCGACGTCAAAGAAAATGACGAGGCTGCTGGTCACTCTCATAATGCCACGATCATCATCACCCCGGTAGATGACCAAATCAATACCTCAAATGCGCCTGGTGACGACCCGTCCGGCAGCGGCACAACACAAGTGGCAAGCCCGAGCCCTTCCAGCAACTCTTTGCAAAATTCTCCAACAGAGCCCCCGGGTCACAGCTCCCCGTCCACTACAAATCCACCAGAGCATCGCCTAACGCCTGAGAGAGCCGGCTCAACTGACAGCAAGCCACCGTCACCTGTGCCGGATGGTTACCACACGCCGACTTTCCCGCTCGCACACTATTACTACCCTTTGCTAAACGTCCCCCATGTCCCTTACACTGGCTACACTGCGATCACAATCCCGGCCTCTCAGCCACCACTCCCAGAAAAGAAACGACTCTCATCAACGCCGGGATCCTTAAACGGCCACGTTTCACATTTACGAGGCTCTCCGGTGCCTTCGCCGACGCACAATGTGACTTTGCCCGCAACTATGACAGAGCAGCGGCAGGGCTACGCGCAGTTCAGCGGCAGCAGGGAGGACATCAGGGTCAACGCAAAGTTTGTCCAAGATAGCTCAAAGTACTGGTACAAACCAGGCATCTCCAGAGACCAAG CCATAGCGGTGTTAAAGGACAAGGAACCAGGAACTTTCCTCATTAGAGACAGTAATTCGTTCCAAGGTGCCTACGGCCTGGCCCTCAAAGTGGCCACACCCCCTCCTAATGCCAACGTCACTGGTACAAAAG CAGATGCCGTGGAACAGCTTGTGCGACATTTCCTCATTGAGACAGGACCGcggggtgtcaaaatcaagggCTGTCAGAATGAAGCGTATTTTG GGAGTTTATCAGCCCTGGTGTACCAACATTCAATCACACCCATCTCTTTGCCGTGTGCCCTTCGCATCCCCGAAAGAg ATCTGGTTGGGGATCTTCAGGAGCTCCGGAGtgtaacaaacacaagcacagcgGCTGACCTCCTCAAACAGGGAGCAG CCTGCAACGTTCTTTACCTGAACTCCGTGGACACGGAATCATTAACGGGGCCGGAGGCGGTTTCCAAAGCAAGCAAAAGTACACTGGCTCTGAGTCCACGTCCTGCTGCAACAGTGGTCCATTTTAAAGTTTCCTCTCAGGGCATCACCTTAACGGACAGCAAAAGACG GTTATTTTTCCGGAGACACTACCCCATCAGCAGTGTGACTTTCAGTAGTCTTGACCCCCAAGACCAGAG ATGGACTAACAGTGATAGCACGTCCAGCAA GATGTTTGGTTTTGTGGCCAGGCGAACGGGCAGCGCCACAGAGAACGTGTGCCACCTTTTCGCAGAGCTGGATCCAGAGCAACCTGCTGTGGCCATTGTCAACTTTATCAATAAGGTTATGCTGGGCCCGCAGCTACGCAGATGA